A region from the Triplophysa rosa linkage group LG4, Trosa_1v2, whole genome shotgun sequence genome encodes:
- the mdh1b gene encoding putative malate dehydrogenase 1B isoform X2: protein MAKFVLAGKADCPYYAKAELLADVLRQKLPDFHIHKICVHPTDWKVWLEDTCALHGWKHSSSPIVWRELVDRGGKGMLLGGFSDFLEHARGYYGITSDMTTDLMLKIAAENLQTKELCMREEFQRCNSLTPLHVWISSALNPVCYNLIPQLFTPGPFPNSPAINLHLLDTDGSVEQLRELKIETEDLALPHLHEVTIHSDQTQAFHQAHFIIVLDDPLSKRDRNDEQDDKEHAVSRVAERFRCYGQLIEANAQKDVRVLVAGDVFINLKCSLLIENVPSVDPCNFVSMATQLECEAKAQLAQKLAVKTTDITNIIIWGNITGNYHIDLQKAAVFRYNGAVWGPDRFSQPVLDMIYDRKWLETDSVRLVRERRATISSKTNKATGVSTTNGILAVLRAWNNDTSADEFFSLGVYSTGQFGIPEGLVFSMPVSFRAGQWSPRLDVSVTDELKTKLEACTDELKTERHIAAGILKERVSEDSLHQ from the exons ATGGCTAAGTTTGTTCTTGCGG GCAAAGCTGATTGTCCTTATTATGCAAAGGCTGAACTTCTTGCAGATGTGCTGCGACAAAAACTGCCCGACTTTCACATTCACAAGATTTGTGTGCATCCAACTGATTGGAAG GTGTGGCTGGAGGACACGTGTGCATTACATGGCTGGAAGCATTCGAGTTCTCCTATAGTGTGGAGGGAGTTGGTGGATCGTGGTGGGAAAGGCATGCTGCTTGGTGGATTCAGTGATTTTCTTGAGCATGCACGG GGTTACTATGGCATCACCTCAGATATGACCACTGATCTGATGCTAAAAATTGCAGCAGAGAATCTTCAAACGAAAGAACTGTGCATGCGGGAGGAATTTCAAAGATGCAACTCACTCACACCACTACACGTATGGATCAGCAG tgCATTGAACCCGGTCTGCTACAACCTCATTCCTCAGTTATTCACCCCAGGACCGTTCCCAAATTCCCCCGCCATCAACCTTCACCTCCTTGATACTGACGGCTCTGTGGAACAGTTACGAGAGCTCAAGATAGAGACGGAAGACCTCGCGCTACCTCACCTCCATGAGGTCACCATCCATTCAGACCAAACCCAAGCGTTTCATCAAGCCCACTTCATCATCGTTCTGGATGACCCGCTCTCAAAACGTGACCGTAATGATGAGCAGGATGACAAGGAGCACGCGGTGAGCCGGGTGGCAGAGCGTTTTCGTTGCTACGGGCAACTTATCGAGGCAAACGCACAGAAAGATGTGCGAGTGCTGGTGGCGGGAGACGTCTTTATTAATCTGAAGTGCTCGCTGCTGATAGAGAACGTGCCCTCGGTCGACCCGTGCAACTTTGTGTCGATGGCAACGCAACTGGAGTGTGAAGCGAAAGCTCAGCTCGCACAGAAGTTAGCAGTGAAGACAACAG ACATCACTAACATCATCATATGGGGAAACATCACCGGCAATTACCACATTGACCTACAGAAGGCGGCGGTTTTCAGATACAATGGTGCTGTTTGGGGACCAGATCGTTTTTCTCAACCAGTCTTAGACATGATTTACGATCG GAAATGGCTGGAGACAGATTCTGTGAGATTAGTACGTGAACGTCGTGCCACAATTTCATCAAAGACCAACAAAGCCACAGGCGTGTCAACCACCAATGGGATATTGGCAGTTTTAAGAGCCTGGAACAATGATACGTCTGCAGATGAATTCTTCTCATTGGGTGTATACAGCACAG GACAGTTTGGTATACCAGAAGGTTTGGTGTTTTCTATGCCTGTGAGTTTCAGAGCTGGTCAATGGTCACCTCGACTGGATGTTTCTGTAACAGATGAGCTAAAGACAAAGCTTGAGGCTTGTACCGATGAACTTAAAACG GAGAGGCACATTGCAGCTGGAATACTGAAGGAACGTGTGTCTGAGGATTCACTCCATCAATGA
- the mdh1b gene encoding putative malate dehydrogenase 1B isoform X3, with amino-acid sequence MAKFVLAGKADCPYYAKAELLADVLRQKLPDFHIHKICVHPTDWKVWLEDTCALHGWKHSSSPIVWRELVDRGGKGMLLGGFSDFLEHARGYYGITSDMTTDLMLKIAAENLQTKELCMREEFQRCNSLTPLHVWISSALNPVCYNLIPQLFTPGPFPNSPAINLHLLDTDGSVEQLRELKIETEDLALPHLHEVTIHSDQTQAFHQAHFIIVLDDPLSKRDRNDEQDDKEHAVSRVAERFRCYGQLIEANAQKDVRVLVAGDVFINLKCSLLIENVPSVDPCNFVSMATQLECEAKAQLAQKLAVKTTGQFGIPEGLVFSMPVSFRAGQWSPRLDVSVTDELKTKLEACTDELKTVSMRIKYLTWHTVLCLPLSLHFFVMHLEDTFSKAKYSSYTNMLLKEQCGDFSGI; translated from the exons ATGGCTAAGTTTGTTCTTGCGG GCAAAGCTGATTGTCCTTATTATGCAAAGGCTGAACTTCTTGCAGATGTGCTGCGACAAAAACTGCCCGACTTTCACATTCACAAGATTTGTGTGCATCCAACTGATTGGAAG GTGTGGCTGGAGGACACGTGTGCATTACATGGCTGGAAGCATTCGAGTTCTCCTATAGTGTGGAGGGAGTTGGTGGATCGTGGTGGGAAAGGCATGCTGCTTGGTGGATTCAGTGATTTTCTTGAGCATGCACGG GGTTACTATGGCATCACCTCAGATATGACCACTGATCTGATGCTAAAAATTGCAGCAGAGAATCTTCAAACGAAAGAACTGTGCATGCGGGAGGAATTTCAAAGATGCAACTCACTCACACCACTACACGTATGGATCAGCAG tgCATTGAACCCGGTCTGCTACAACCTCATTCCTCAGTTATTCACCCCAGGACCGTTCCCAAATTCCCCCGCCATCAACCTTCACCTCCTTGATACTGACGGCTCTGTGGAACAGTTACGAGAGCTCAAGATAGAGACGGAAGACCTCGCGCTACCTCACCTCCATGAGGTCACCATCCATTCAGACCAAACCCAAGCGTTTCATCAAGCCCACTTCATCATCGTTCTGGATGACCCGCTCTCAAAACGTGACCGTAATGATGAGCAGGATGACAAGGAGCACGCGGTGAGCCGGGTGGCAGAGCGTTTTCGTTGCTACGGGCAACTTATCGAGGCAAACGCACAGAAAGATGTGCGAGTGCTGGTGGCGGGAGACGTCTTTATTAATCTGAAGTGCTCGCTGCTGATAGAGAACGTGCCCTCGGTCGACCCGTGCAACTTTGTGTCGATGGCAACGCAACTGGAGTGTGAAGCGAAAGCTCAGCTCGCACAGAAGTTAGCAGTGAAGACAACAG GACAGTTTGGTATACCAGAAGGTTTGGTGTTTTCTATGCCTGTGAGTTTCAGAGCTGGTCAATGGTCACCTCGACTGGATGTTTCTGTAACAGATGAGCTAAAGACAAAGCTTGAGGCTTGTACCGATGAACTTAAAACGGTCAGTATGAGAATAAAATACTTGACATGGCACACGGTTTTGTGCTTACCattaagtttacatttttttgttatgcatttggaagacaCATTTTCCAAAGCAAAATATTCAAGCTATACAAATATGctattaaaggagcaatgtggagattttagcggcatctag
- the mdh1b gene encoding putative malate dehydrogenase 1B isoform X1, whose amino-acid sequence MAKFVLAGKADCPYYAKAELLADVLRQKLPDFHIHKICVHPTDWKVWLEDTCALHGWKHSSSPIVWRELVDRGGKGMLLGGFSDFLEHARGYYGITSDMTTDLMLKIAAENLQTKELCMREEFQRCNSLTPLHVWISSALNPVCYNLIPQLFTPGPFPNSPAINLHLLDTDGSVEQLRELKIETEDLALPHLHEVTIHSDQTQAFHQAHFIIVLDDPLSKRDRNDEQDDKEHAVSRVAERFRCYGQLIEANAQKDVRVLVAGDVFINLKCSLLIENVPSVDPCNFVSMATQLECEAKAQLAQKLAVKTTDITNIIIWGNITGNYHIDLQKAAVFRYNGAVWGPDRFSQPVLDMIYDRKWLETDSVRLVRERRATISSKTNKATGVSTTNGILAVLRAWNNDTSADEFFSLGVYSTGQFGIPEGLVFSMPVSFRAGQWSPRLDVSVTDELKTKLEACTDELKTVSMRIKYLTWHTVLCLPLSLHFFVMHLEDTFSKAKYSSYTNMLLKEQCGDFSGI is encoded by the exons ATGGCTAAGTTTGTTCTTGCGG GCAAAGCTGATTGTCCTTATTATGCAAAGGCTGAACTTCTTGCAGATGTGCTGCGACAAAAACTGCCCGACTTTCACATTCACAAGATTTGTGTGCATCCAACTGATTGGAAG GTGTGGCTGGAGGACACGTGTGCATTACATGGCTGGAAGCATTCGAGTTCTCCTATAGTGTGGAGGGAGTTGGTGGATCGTGGTGGGAAAGGCATGCTGCTTGGTGGATTCAGTGATTTTCTTGAGCATGCACGG GGTTACTATGGCATCACCTCAGATATGACCACTGATCTGATGCTAAAAATTGCAGCAGAGAATCTTCAAACGAAAGAACTGTGCATGCGGGAGGAATTTCAAAGATGCAACTCACTCACACCACTACACGTATGGATCAGCAG tgCATTGAACCCGGTCTGCTACAACCTCATTCCTCAGTTATTCACCCCAGGACCGTTCCCAAATTCCCCCGCCATCAACCTTCACCTCCTTGATACTGACGGCTCTGTGGAACAGTTACGAGAGCTCAAGATAGAGACGGAAGACCTCGCGCTACCTCACCTCCATGAGGTCACCATCCATTCAGACCAAACCCAAGCGTTTCATCAAGCCCACTTCATCATCGTTCTGGATGACCCGCTCTCAAAACGTGACCGTAATGATGAGCAGGATGACAAGGAGCACGCGGTGAGCCGGGTGGCAGAGCGTTTTCGTTGCTACGGGCAACTTATCGAGGCAAACGCACAGAAAGATGTGCGAGTGCTGGTGGCGGGAGACGTCTTTATTAATCTGAAGTGCTCGCTGCTGATAGAGAACGTGCCCTCGGTCGACCCGTGCAACTTTGTGTCGATGGCAACGCAACTGGAGTGTGAAGCGAAAGCTCAGCTCGCACAGAAGTTAGCAGTGAAGACAACAG ACATCACTAACATCATCATATGGGGAAACATCACCGGCAATTACCACATTGACCTACAGAAGGCGGCGGTTTTCAGATACAATGGTGCTGTTTGGGGACCAGATCGTTTTTCTCAACCAGTCTTAGACATGATTTACGATCG GAAATGGCTGGAGACAGATTCTGTGAGATTAGTACGTGAACGTCGTGCCACAATTTCATCAAAGACCAACAAAGCCACAGGCGTGTCAACCACCAATGGGATATTGGCAGTTTTAAGAGCCTGGAACAATGATACGTCTGCAGATGAATTCTTCTCATTGGGTGTATACAGCACAG GACAGTTTGGTATACCAGAAGGTTTGGTGTTTTCTATGCCTGTGAGTTTCAGAGCTGGTCAATGGTCACCTCGACTGGATGTTTCTGTAACAGATGAGCTAAAGACAAAGCTTGAGGCTTGTACCGATGAACTTAAAACGGTCAGTATGAGAATAAAATACTTGACATGGCACACGGTTTTGTGCTTACCattaagtttacatttttttgttatgcatttggaagacaCATTTTCCAAAGCAAAATATTCAAGCTATACAAATATGctattaaaggagcaatgtggagattttagcggcatctag
- the fastkd2 gene encoding FAST kinase domain-containing protein 2, mitochondrial translates to MSGGKRQFTRNCCWAGIERSCHGCVHRQSSSHVRRLNEGRFTSWKKNPVPLILDNIRMYKSGVDMLKCVLRKCDSLIRTNTLHCRIRSVASSSHWDRKTTQGRSFERVRYYSQPSKHGDFLNVQVKQTTKLQPTDPGELPPEKTAPFYTHLLDCFSPTDVLDTSHQFPESQRHVSSTLTRMWDTMKRMTDEQRRYELRLMFDHPGFEELCDRAATDAWRMRNDDLVYSLLAIVKLGVSQNTRVVQTLLRVTQERLNQFDERSLSVLAGSLRDMEDGKNVQALREALRLLLKVRISDIQSVVVLQSMMRAVGRDSPIHLKKQLAMKALSMTGNFSPPNNQYMFCSLAAMGLNFKPLLDVCSQKIAENVHGFPFNRLLVVLKSCHELRYRNYSLFSAVSEYVANTFDMWSNKQVILFLVTFEDLAFRPAALLDAFAERILQNSDSLTLRDLLSILKVFSLFSHDLKDNRQEFLISVTRGLETYLSKISNIDLLKAVHYLAFLEHFPQTPLEKLFEQDTLDLLLQKGRKTGKVQNWLHALDLCLRLDKSHLLSSLTSIPNLQIPAQTQEISANQEVLSAVRGIVGNDAVQEGVLEQGVYFIDCVITPSGQTHGNCGPHNDDSKYLDCAERTAVVCAPLHSFCFGSTHPRGHLAVKLRHLKKLGYKSVLVPVHELRSQTEEERIKMLQKLIFPAQESTEGQTVQQDSPKML, encoded by the exons ATGTCCGGAGGGAAACGTCAATTTACG CGGAACTGTTGTTGGGCCGGAATTGAAAGGTCCTGTCATGGCTGCGTTCATCGTCAAAGCAGCTCACATGTGAGGAGACTGAACGAAGGAAGG TTCACATCATGGAAGAAGAATCCTGTGCCTTTGATACTTGATAATATAAGGATGTATAAATCCGGCGTGGACATGCTCAAATGTGTTCTTAGGAAATGTGACTCTTTAATACGTACGAACACTTTACACTGTAGGATTAGAAGTGTTGCCTCCTCTTCTCACTGGGACAGAAAAACCACACAAGGACGCTCATTTGAAAGAGTCCGATATTACAGTCAGCCTAGTAAACATGGAGACTTTCTTAACGTTCAGGTTAAACAAACCACTAAACTGCAACCAACCGACCCCGGTGAACTACCCCCGGAAAAAACAGCACCTTTCTACACACATTTGCTAGACTGTTTTTCACCCACTGATGTGCTGGACACGTCGCATCAGTTTCCAGAGTCCCAGCGGCACGTTAGCAGCACGTTAACTCGTATGTGGGACACCATGAAGAGAATGACGGATGAGCAGAGACGCTATGAGCTCCGGCTGATGTTTGATCATCCGGGGTTCGAGGAGCTCTGCGATCGGGCCGCGACCGACGCCTGGCGCATGAGGAACGATGATCTGGTGTACAGTCTGCTGGCGATAGTCAAGCTGGGGGTTTCACAAAACACACGTGTGGTGCAGACGCTGCTGCGGGTGACACAG GAGCGTCTGAATCAGTTTGATGAGAGGTCTCTCTCAGTGTTGGCTGGCTCTTTACGAGACATGGAGGACGGCAAGAACGTCCAGGCCCTGAGAGAGGCTTTGAG GTTGTTGTTGAAAGTTCGTATATCAGACATTCAGAGCGTGGTGGTTCTACAGAGCATGATGAGAGCCGTGGGCAGGGATTCTCCCATTCACCTGAAGAAACAGCTGGCG ATGAAAGCTTTGTCCATGACAGGTAACTTCAGTCCACCCAACAACCAGTACATGTTCTGCAGTTTGGCCGCTATGGGTCTGAACTTCAAACCCCTGTTAGATGTCTGCAGCCAGAAGATAGCTG AAAATGTGCACGGGTTTCCCTTCAATAGGCTTCTAGTTGTGCTGAAGTCTTGCCATGAACTGCGCTACAGGAACTACAGCCTCTTCAGCGCCGTGTCTGAGTATGTGGCCAACACCTTTGACATGTGGTCCAACAAACAG GTGATTCTCTTTCTGGTAACATTCGAGGATCTTGCGTTCAGACCCGCGGCTCTGTTGGATGCATTTGCTGAGAGAATTCTTCAGAACTCAGACTCTCTGACCCTGAGAGATCTCCTGAGCATTTTAAAAGTCTTTTCACTTTTCAGTCATGACTTGAAAGACAACAGACAAGA gtttttgATCAGCGTAACAAGAGGTTTAGAGACCTACCTTTCTAAAATCTCCAACATTGACTTGCTGAAAGCCGTCCACTATCTTGCGTTCCTGGAGCATTTCCCCCAAACTCCACTGGAGAAACTGTTTGAGCAGGACACCCTGGACCTGCTCCTGCAAAAAG GCAGAAAGACAGGCAAGGTTCAGAACTGGCTGCACGCTTTGGATCTGTGTCTACGTCTGGATAAATCTCACCTGCTCTCATCCCTTACCTCTATTCCAAACCTCCAGATCCCGGCTCAGACTCAGGAGATTTCAGCGAACCAGGAAGTGCTCAGTGCTGTCAGGGGCATTGTGGGAAATGATGCAGTTCAAGAGGGTGTGCTGGAACAGGGCGTTTATTTTATTG ACTGTGTGATTACTCCATCTGGTCAGACACACGGGAATTGTGGACCCCACAATGATGATTCTAAGTATCTCGATTGTGCTGAAAG GACTGCTGTGGTCTGCGCTCCACTTCATTCATTTTGCTTTGGTTCAACACATCCTCGAGGCCACCTGGCTGTCAAACTTCGCCATCTCAAAAAACTCGGATATAAATCTGTTCTG GTTCCAGTCCATGAGCTCAGATCTCAGACTGAGGAGGAGAGGATAAAGATGCTCCAGAAGCTGATTTTTCCTGCACAGGAATCCACTGAAGGGCAGACAGTACAACAAGACAGCCCGAAAATGTTATAA
- the gtf3c3 gene encoding general transcription factor 3C polypeptide 3: protein MSELNDYLEGKITFEEFEKRREERIAKEKKEKGEVSDEDEIADQEDPVPSTSKQCVRGTRKRKTGKTEEGVSPSVQKAFASMLGDGDEDEGDEDQDDDDTKMDWKDIGEEGEDDNDDDDDDEEDNDGNDITPGDAFALEMELNRENKKMMRERRHRSKLPRALRGLMGEANIRYARGEKEDAVLMCMEIIRQAPLAYEPFSTLAMIYEDQGDMEKALQFGLIAAHLNPSDCEEWVKLADMSLEQDNIKQAIICYTKAIKYDTSNVQYLWERSSLYEQVGEHKQAMDGYRRILSLLPPSDGEQFMQLSRDMAKSYYESSELPSAIGVMEEALERHPELVSHECINMAAELFIANHQHDKALEALVKFCNIVLRREEKTVTVDQTPAKDNEEEQKKTDCEKETGKIVEVLVPEDVPVDIRTKLMVCLIHQHVFKPLDSMLTSLMEQSPEELGDLYLDVSEAFMEEGEYNSALPLLSALVCSERYNLAVVWLRHAECLKALGHLEVAVKSYSKVVEMAPMHLDARLALSTLQQRLGRPDMALEALEPMYDTETLAQDASAAQQELKLLLHRSTLLSSQGRTDDYIDTLLTMLSMLLKVGMVRAQVCVVSDTSSGVKHLQLVKVSRNKLTEIDDQEAAYLDIKGKTSVLSRDDWWKLLLRCLAVMCDVKRFTEAELLVDSTLEYYSFYDDRVKRKELEYLGLSAAFLDRNFQKAYNYIRLMLMDNVERTQLWNVFNQVILHSHDARHHRFCLRLMLKHPDNHALYLLNGHTSLVSGTFKHALGQYMQAFRNQPNHPLHCLCVGLTFFHMACQRFVMKRHAVIVQGFSFLWRYVEFRGHCQESLYNLGRALHQLGLNHLALHYYEKALTLSPLHLEGIEDDQVDLRREIAYNLSLIYQSSGNKDMARQVIYTYCTV, encoded by the exons ATGTCTGAACTAAACGATTATTTGGAGGGAAAGATCACGTTCGAAGAGTTTGAGAAGCGGAGAGAGGAGAGAATAGCGAAGGAAAAG AAGGAGAAGGGAGAGGTTTCAGATGAAGATGAGATAGCTGATCAAGAAGACCCTGTCCCATCAACTTCTAAACAATGTGTCAGAGGGACACGGAAACGCAAGACAG GTAAGACGGAAGAGGGCGTCAGTCCATCTGTTCAGAAAGCTTTTGCCTCCATGCTTGGAGATGGAGATGAAGATGAAGGAGATGAGGACCAGGATGATGATGATACAAAGATGGATTGGAAGGACATTGGAGAGGAGGGCGAAGATGACAATGACGACgacgatgatgatgaagaggacAATGATGGCAATGACATCACACCCGGAGACGCGTTTGCCCTCGAAATGGAGTTGAACCGTGAAAATAAGAAAATGATGAGG GAGAGGCGACATCGTAGTAAGTTACCACGTGCTCTGAGAGGTCTCATGGGAGAGGCCAACATCCGCTATGCaagaggagagaaagaggatGCCGTCCTGATGTGTATGGAGATCATTCGCCAAG CTCCACTGGCGTATGAGCCGTTCTCCACACTGGCTATGATCTATGAGGATCAAGGAGACATGGAGAAAGCTCTTCAGTTTGGTTTGATAGCAGCTCATCTGAACCCCAGTGACTGTGAGGAGTGGGTCAAACTGGCCGACATGTCTCTGGAGCAAGACAACATCAAACAAGCCATCATCTGCTACACCAAAG CGATTAAATATGACACCAGTAATGTTCAGTACCTGTGGGAGCGCTCCAGCCTCTATGAGCAGGTCGGGGAACACAAGCAGGCCATGGACGGATACCGGCGAATCCTCAGCCTTCTGCCGCCATCTGATGGAGAACAGTTCATGCAGCTGTCTCGAGACATGGCAAA GAGTTACTATGAAAGCAGCGAGTTGCCGTCCGCTATAGGAGTCATGGAGGAAGCTCTGGAGAGACATCCCGAGCTCGTCTCACACGAGTGCATCAACATGGCTGCTGAGCTCTTCATAGCCAATCACCAACACGACAAAGCTTTAGAG GCACTGGTGAAGTTTTGTAACATCGTGTTGAGGAGAGAGGAGAAGACGGTGACGGTTGATCAGACGCCTGCAAAAGACAATGAAGAAGAACAGAAGAAAACCGATTGTGAAAAGGAAACAG GGAAAATTGTGGAGGTGCTGGTTCCTGAAGATGTTCCTGTGGACATCAGAACAAAGTTGATGGTCTGTCTCATCCACCAGCATGTCTTTAAACCGCTGGAC TCGATGTTGACGTCTCTGATGGAGCAGAGCCCTGAAGAACTGGGCGATCTGTATCTGGACGTGTCCGAGGCTTTTATGGAAGAGGGCGAGTATAACTCCGCCCTTCCTCTGCTCTCCGCCCTGGTCTGCTCGGAGAGATACAACCTCGCAGTCGTCTGGCTCCGACATGCAG AGTGTCTGAAGGCGCTCGGTCACTTGGAAGTGGCGGTTAAGAGCTACAGCAAAGTTGTAGAAATGGCTCCGATGCATTTAGACGCCCGTCTGGCGCTCTCCACCCTCCAGCAACGTTTGGGTCGCCCCGACATGGCCCTTGAGGCCCTGGAGCCCATGTACGATACCGAAACCCTCGCGCAGGACGCATCAGCCGCCCAACAG gagcTGAAGCTGTTGTTGCATCGCTCGactcttctctcttctcaagGACGTACCGATGATTACATCGATACTCTGTTAACCATGCTGTCTATGCTTCTCAAG GTGGGGATGGTGCGCGCTCAGGTGTGCGTGGTTTCCGATACTTCCTCTGGCGTCAAACACCTGCAGCTCGTGAAAGTGTCACGGAACAAACTGACGGAGATTGATGACCAGGAAGCGGCGTATTTGGATATTAAGG GAAAGACGAGCGTGCTCTCCAGAGATGACTGGTGGAAGTTGTTACTGCGCTGTTTGGCCGTGATGTGCGATGTGAAGCGTTTTACAGAAGCCGAATTACTGGTAGACTCTACTTTAGAGTATTACTCGTTCTACGACGACCGCGTGAAACGCAAAGAGCTGGAATACCTCGGCCTGTCCGCCGCCTTCCTCGACCGGAACTTCCAAAAGGCTTATAACTACATAAG GTTGATGTTAATGGACAACGTTGAGCGGACGCAGCTGTGGAACGTGTTTAACCAGGTCATTCTGCACTCTCATGACGCCCGACATCATCGCTTCTGTCTGCGACTCATGCTGAAGCACCCCGACAACCACGCGCTGTATCTTCTCAACGGACACACCTCGCTCGTGTCGGGAACCTTCAAACACGCACTCG GTCAGTACATGCAAGCTTTCAGAAACCAGCCCAACCATCCCCTTCACTGTTTGTGCGTTGGTCTCACATTTTTCCACATGGCCTGTCAGAGGTTTGTCATGAAAAGACACGCCGTGATTGTGCAG GGTTTCTCATTCTTGTGGCGGTATGTGGAGTTCAGAGGTCACTGTCAGGAGTCTCTGTATAATCTCGGCCGGGCTCTCCATCAGCTCGGACTCAATCATTTAGCGCTTCATTACTATGAGAAAGCCCTCACTTTATCTCCACTCCACCTGGAG GGAATTGAAGATGATCAGGTGGACTTGAGGAGAGAGATTGCCTACAATTTATCGCTCATTTATCAATCCAGTGGAAACAAGGATATGGCCCGACAAGTCATTTATACCTACTGTACTGTCTGA
- the LOC130552850 gene encoding uncharacterized protein LOC130552850 gives MRMNGAFWVLVFLSFCGRTPAEDSPHTQNEIGPYDHDLPTEATTENDAYAADTSLDILKDLSIQVEELQKENRGRVLAVSLKKGRVFLLLYDFNAFIFICHWFFYIFAVQVQAEEIKQLRIRSFNTNIELLTQKALMTEIRTECNDKPKYAFAAALGDGGHVGPSDRESTLVYRKVLTNIGYSYNAASGDFKTFSILGHLRKPVSRSSKNV, from the exons ATGAGAATGAACGGCGCATTTTGGGTGCTCGTGTTTCTGAGTTTCTGTGGGAGAACGCCGGCAGAAGATtctccacacacacagaatgaaaTCGGTCCGTATGATCATGATTTACCCACTGAAGCAACAACAGAGAACGACGCCTACGCCGCTGACACCTCTCTGGATATTCTGAAAGATTTAAGTATCCAAGTTGAGGAActccaaaaagaaaacagaggtAGAGTGTTGGCCGTTTCTCTCAAAAAGGGTCGGGTCTTTTTGCTTCTTTATGATTTCaatgcattcattttcatttgtcaTTGGTTTTTTTACATATTCGCTGTCCAAGTTCAAGCAGAAGAGATCAAGCAATTGAGAATCAGAtctttcaacacaaacatcGAGCTGCTGACACAGAAAGCCCTGATGACGGAAATAAGGACAGAGTGCAATG ATAAACCGAAATATGCATTTGCCGCTGCACTGGGGGACGGGGGACATGTTGGCCCTTCGGACAGAGAGAGCACGCTGGTCTACAGAAAAGTTCTCACAAACATCGGCTACTCTTACAACGCAGCATCAGGTGATTTTAAAACGTTTAGCATCCTTGGTCACTTGAGAAAACCTGTTTCTAGATCATCTAAAAATGTCTGA